One window from the genome of Enterobacter asburiae encodes:
- the galT gene encoding galactose-1-phosphate uridylyltransferase: protein MTQFNPVDHPHRRFNPLSGQWILVSPHRAKRPWQGAQETPAKQTLPQHDPDCFLCPGNTRVTGDKNPDYKGTFVFTNDFAALMTDTPDAPESHDPLMRCESARGTSRVICFSPDHSKTLPELSVDALKEVVSTWLAQTAELGQSYPWVQVFENKGAAMGCSNPHPHGQVWANSFLPNEAEREDRLQKAYYAENGSPMLVDYTQRELADGSRTVVETEHWLAVVPYWAAWPFETLLLPKAHVQRITDLSDVQRDDLALALKKLTSRYDNLFQCSFPYSMGWHGAPFNGEENQHWQLHAHFYPPLLRSATVRKFMVGYEMLAETQRDLTAEQAAERLRAVSDVHYRESGV from the coding sequence ATGACGCAATTTAATCCCGTCGATCATCCGCATCGTCGTTTTAACCCGTTAAGCGGGCAATGGATTTTAGTTTCTCCGCATCGCGCCAAGCGCCCCTGGCAGGGGGCGCAGGAGACGCCTGCAAAACAGACGCTGCCACAGCACGACCCGGACTGCTTCCTCTGTCCGGGCAACACGCGCGTCACCGGGGATAAAAACCCGGACTATAAAGGCACCTTCGTCTTCACCAACGATTTTGCCGCCCTGATGACCGACACCCCGGACGCGCCGGAAAGCCACGACCCGCTGATGCGCTGCGAAAGCGCGCGCGGAACCAGCCGCGTGATCTGCTTCTCGCCCGATCACAGCAAAACGCTGCCGGAGCTGAGCGTGGACGCGCTGAAAGAGGTCGTCAGCACCTGGCTGGCGCAAACCGCAGAGCTGGGGCAGAGCTATCCGTGGGTGCAGGTGTTCGAAAACAAAGGCGCGGCGATGGGCTGCTCTAACCCGCACCCGCACGGCCAGGTCTGGGCGAACAGCTTCCTGCCTAACGAAGCCGAGCGTGAAGACCGTCTGCAGAAGGCGTATTACGCGGAAAACGGTTCGCCGATGCTGGTGGATTACACCCAGCGCGAGCTGGCCGACGGCAGCCGCACCGTAGTGGAAACCGAACACTGGCTGGCCGTCGTCCCTTACTGGGCCGCCTGGCCGTTTGAAACGCTGCTGCTGCCGAAAGCGCACGTGCAGCGCATCACCGATCTCAGCGACGTGCAGCGCGACGACCTTGCCCTGGCGCTGAAAAAGCTGACCAGCCGTTACGACAACCTGTTCCAGTGCTCCTTCCCGTACTCCATGGGCTGGCACGGCGCCCCGTTTAACGGCGAAGAGAATCAACACTGGCAGCTGCACGCCCATTTCTATCCGCCGCTGCTGCGCTCTGCAACGGTGCGTAAATTTATGGTGGGCTATGAAATGCTGGCGGAAACCCAGCGTGACCTGACGGCGGAACAGGCGGCAGAACGTCTGCGTGCCGTTAGCGACGTCCACTATCGCGAATCAGGAGTCTAA
- the aroG gene encoding 3-deoxy-7-phosphoheptulonate synthase AroG, with protein sequence MNYQNDDLRIKEINELLPPVALLEKFPATENAANTVSHARKAIHKILKGNDDRLLVVIGPCSIHDPAAAKEYAARLLTLREELKDELEIVMRVYFEKPRTTVGWKGLINDPHMDNSFQINDGLRIARKLLLEINDSGLPAAGEFLDMITPQYLADLMSWGAIGARTTESQVHRELASGLSCPVGFKNGTDGTMKVAIDAINAAGAPHCFLSVTKWGHSAIVNTSGNGDCHIILRGGKEPNYSAKHVAEVKVGLEKAGLPPQVMIDFSHANSSKQFKKQMEVGADVCQQIAGGEKAVIGVMIESHLVEGNQNLEGSEPLVYGKSVTDACIGWDDTDTILRQLANAVKARRG encoded by the coding sequence ATGAATTATCAGAACGACGATTTACGCATTAAAGAGATCAATGAGTTATTACCTCCTGTAGCGCTCCTTGAGAAATTCCCCGCCACTGAAAATGCCGCAAACACGGTTTCTCATGCTCGTAAAGCGATCCATAAGATCCTGAAAGGTAATGACGATCGTCTTCTGGTGGTGATTGGCCCGTGCTCCATTCACGATCCTGCAGCCGCGAAAGAGTACGCAGCCCGTCTGCTCACCCTGCGTGAAGAGCTGAAGGACGAGCTGGAAATCGTAATGCGCGTCTATTTTGAAAAACCGCGCACCACCGTGGGCTGGAAAGGGCTGATTAACGATCCGCACATGGATAACAGCTTCCAGATCAACGACGGTCTGCGCATTGCGCGCAAGCTGCTGCTGGAGATCAACGACAGCGGCCTGCCAGCGGCCGGTGAATTCCTCGACATGATTACGCCACAATACCTGGCAGACCTGATGAGCTGGGGCGCAATTGGTGCCCGTACAACTGAATCTCAGGTGCACCGCGAGCTGGCGTCCGGTCTCTCTTGCCCGGTGGGTTTCAAAAACGGCACTGACGGCACGATGAAGGTAGCTATTGATGCCATCAACGCAGCGGGCGCGCCGCACTGCTTCCTGTCGGTGACCAAATGGGGCCATTCCGCCATCGTTAACACCAGCGGTAACGGCGACTGCCATATCATTCTGCGCGGCGGCAAAGAGCCAAACTACAGTGCGAAACACGTGGCAGAGGTGAAGGTCGGGCTGGAAAAAGCCGGGCTGCCACCGCAGGTGATGATCGATTTCAGCCATGCCAACTCCAGCAAGCAGTTTAAAAAGCAGATGGAAGTGGGTGCCGACGTCTGTCAGCAGATTGCTGGCGGCGAGAAGGCGGTGATTGGGGTGATGATCGAAAGCCATCTGGTTGAAGGGAACCAGAACCTGGAAGGCAGTGAACCGCTGGTGTATGGCAAAAGCGTGACCGATGCCTGCATTGGCTGGGACGATACCGATACCATCCTGCGTCAGCTGGCGAATGCGGTAAAAGCGCGTCGCGGTTAA
- the galM gene encoding galactose-1-epimerase: protein MLNETPTLAPDGLPYRLLTLRNSAGMVVTVMDWGATLLSARVPMPDGSVRETLLGCASPEQYINQSAYLGASVGRYANRIAKSRFELDGVQYTLLPSQGENQLHGGPDGFDKRRWKIVRQNDGEVLFSLDSPDGDQGFPGNLTASARFTLTDDNRIAIEYRATVDKPCPVNLTNHAYFNLDGNQCDVREHKLQILADAYLPVDEMGIPYQGLKDVSGTSFDFRSAKSIAQDFLSDDDQRKVKGYDHAFLLQAKGDVKQPAAQVWSADEKLQMTVYTTAPALQFYSGNYLGGTTAREHDEYSDWQGLALESEFLPDSPNHPEWPQPDCVLRPGEEYVSVTEYHFIPRA from the coding sequence GTGCTAAACGAAACACCTACCCTTGCACCGGATGGTCTGCCGTATCGCCTGTTAACCCTGCGCAACAGCGCGGGGATGGTCGTTACGGTGATGGACTGGGGGGCAACCCTGCTTTCTGCCCGCGTACCGATGCCGGACGGCAGCGTGCGCGAGACCCTGCTCGGCTGCGCCTCGCCTGAGCAGTACATCAATCAGTCCGCCTATCTGGGCGCGTCCGTTGGGCGCTATGCTAACCGCATCGCGAAGAGCCGTTTTGAGCTCGACGGCGTGCAGTACACCCTGCTTCCAAGCCAGGGTGAGAACCAGCTGCACGGCGGACCGGACGGGTTTGATAAACGCCGCTGGAAGATTGTTCGTCAAAACGACGGCGAAGTGCTGTTCTCGCTGGATTCGCCTGATGGCGATCAGGGCTTCCCGGGGAACCTTACCGCGTCCGCGCGCTTTACGCTGACCGACGACAACCGTATCGCCATTGAATACCGTGCGACGGTCGACAAGCCGTGTCCGGTCAACCTGACCAACCACGCGTACTTTAATCTGGACGGTAACCAGTGCGACGTGCGTGAGCACAAGCTGCAGATCCTGGCGGATGCGTATCTGCCGGTTGACGAGATGGGCATTCCTTATCAGGGCCTCAAAGACGTGAGCGGCACCAGCTTTGACTTCCGCAGCGCGAAATCCATCGCCCAGGATTTTCTGAGCGATGACGATCAGCGTAAGGTAAAAGGCTACGATCACGCTTTCCTGCTGCAGGCCAAAGGCGATGTGAAACAACCTGCCGCGCAGGTCTGGTCTGCGGATGAGAAGCTGCAGATGACGGTTTATACCACCGCCCCTGCCCTGCAGTTTTACTCAGGCAACTATCTCGGCGGCACGACGGCGCGCGAACACGACGAGTACAGCGACTGGCAAGGCCTGGCGCTGGAGAGCGAGTTCCTGCCAGACAGCCCGAACCATCCGGAATGGCCACAGCCGGACTGCGTGCTGCGCCCGGGTGAAGAGTACGTGAGCGTTACCGAGTATCATTTCATTCCGCGCGCTTAA
- the zitB gene encoding CDF family zinc transporter ZitB gives MAHSHSHSHTPGNDNAKRLMLAFGVTATFMVIEVIGGLISGSLALLADAGHMLTDAAALLFALLAVQFARRPPNARHTFGWLRLTTLAAFVNAIALVVITVLIVWEAVQRFRHPQPIAGATMMVIAVAGLLANILAFWILHRGSGEKNLNVRAAALHVLGDLLGSVGAIVAALVILYTGWTPVDPILSVLVSCLVLRSAWRLLKESVNELLEGAPASMDIDELKRNLRRSVPEVRNVHHVHVWLVGEKPVMTLHVQVIPPHDHDALLERIQHFLEHHYEIGHATIQMEYQPCNGPDCHLNEAQSGHSDHHHH, from the coding sequence ATGGCGCACTCCCATTCCCACTCACACACTCCCGGCAACGACAACGCTAAACGACTGATGCTGGCCTTTGGCGTCACGGCAACGTTTATGGTTATCGAGGTCATTGGCGGCCTGATTTCCGGCTCGCTGGCGCTTCTGGCTGATGCCGGACACATGCTGACCGATGCCGCAGCGCTGCTCTTCGCCCTGCTGGCGGTGCAGTTTGCGCGTCGTCCTCCGAATGCGCGCCATACCTTCGGCTGGCTGAGGCTGACAACCCTCGCCGCGTTTGTTAACGCCATTGCGCTGGTGGTCATTACCGTTCTTATCGTCTGGGAGGCCGTACAGCGTTTCAGACACCCGCAGCCTATCGCCGGGGCGACAATGATGGTGATTGCCGTGGCGGGGCTGCTGGCAAATATCCTGGCCTTCTGGATTTTGCACCGCGGCAGCGGGGAAAAGAACCTCAACGTGCGCGCGGCGGCTCTGCATGTTCTGGGGGATTTGCTCGGCTCAGTCGGGGCGATTGTCGCCGCGCTGGTGATCCTCTACACCGGCTGGACGCCTGTCGATCCGATTCTGTCCGTACTGGTGTCGTGTCTGGTCCTGCGCAGCGCCTGGCGGCTGCTGAAGGAGAGCGTGAATGAACTGCTTGAAGGGGCACCGGCATCGATGGATATTGACGAGCTGAAACGCAACCTGCGCCGTTCAGTCCCGGAAGTACGCAACGTTCATCATGTTCACGTCTGGCTGGTAGGGGAGAAACCGGTCATGACGCTGCACGTCCAGGTGATCCCGCCTCACGACCACGATGCGCTGCTTGAGCGCATCCAGCATTTTCTTGAACATCACTACGAAATTGGCCACGCCACCATCCAGATGGAGTATCAGCCCTGTAACGGGCCGGACTGCCACCTTAACGAGGCGCAGTCCGGACATTCAGATCATCACCACCACTAG
- the pal gene encoding peptidoglycan-associated lipoprotein Pal, with protein sequence MQLNKVLKGLMIALPVMAIAACSSNKNASNDQSGEGMMGAGTGMDANGNGNMSSEEQARLQMQQLQQNNIVYFDLDKYDIRSDFAAMLDAHANFLRSNPSYKVTVEGHADERGTPEYNISLGERRANAVKMYLQGKGVSADQISIVSYGKEKPAVLGHDEAAYSKNRRAVLVY encoded by the coding sequence ATGCAACTGAACAAAGTGCTGAAGGGGCTGATGATCGCTCTGCCTGTAATGGCAATCGCAGCGTGTTCTTCTAACAAGAACGCAAGCAATGACCAGAGCGGCGAAGGCATGATGGGTGCCGGCACCGGTATGGACGCGAACGGCAATGGCAACATGTCTTCTGAAGAGCAAGCGCGTCTTCAGATGCAGCAGCTGCAGCAGAACAACATCGTTTACTTCGATCTGGATAAATACGACATCCGTTCTGACTTCGCTGCGATGCTGGATGCGCACGCTAACTTCCTGCGTAGCAACCCATCTTACAAAGTCACCGTAGAAGGTCACGCGGACGAACGTGGTACTCCAGAGTACAACATCTCCCTGGGTGAACGTCGTGCTAACGCTGTTAAAATGTACCTGCAGGGTAAAGGCGTTTCTGCTGACCAGATCTCCATCGTTTCTTACGGTAAAGAAAAACCTGCAGTACTGGGTCACGACGAAGCGGCTTACTCCAAAAACCGTCGTGCCGTACTGGTTTACTAA
- the gpmA gene encoding 2,3-diphosphoglycerate-dependent phosphoglycerate mutase: MAITKLVLVRHGESQWNNENRFTGWYDVDLSEKGVSEAKAAGKLLKEEGFSFDFAYTSVLKRAIHTLWNVLDELDQAWLPVEKSWKLNERHYGALQGLNKAETAEKYGDEQVKQWRRGFAITPPELTKDDERYPGHDPRYAKLTDAELPTTESLALTIDRVVPYWNETILPRLKSGERVIIAAHGNSLRALVKYLDNMGEDEILELNIPTGVPLVYEFDENFKPIKHYYLGNAEEIAAKAAAVANQGKAK, from the coding sequence ATGGCTATTACTAAGCTGGTTCTGGTGCGTCACGGCGAAAGCCAGTGGAACAACGAAAACCGCTTTACCGGTTGGTACGACGTTGATCTGTCAGAGAAAGGCGTAAGCGAAGCAAAAGCAGCAGGTAAACTGCTGAAGGAAGAAGGCTTCAGCTTTGATTTTGCTTACACCTCTGTGCTGAAACGTGCCATCCACACCCTGTGGAATGTGCTGGACGAACTGGATCAGGCCTGGCTGCCGGTTGAGAAGTCCTGGAAACTGAACGAACGTCACTACGGTGCGCTGCAGGGCCTGAACAAAGCGGAAACCGCTGAGAAATATGGCGACGAGCAGGTTAAACAGTGGCGTCGCGGCTTCGCAATCACCCCACCAGAGCTGACCAAAGATGACGAGCGCTACCCGGGCCACGACCCGCGTTACGCGAAGCTGACCGACGCTGAGCTGCCAACCACCGAGAGCCTGGCGCTGACCATCGACCGCGTTGTGCCTTACTGGAACGAAACCATTCTGCCACGCCTGAAAAGCGGCGAGCGCGTGATCATCGCTGCTCACGGTAACTCCCTGCGCGCGCTGGTGAAATACCTGGACAACATGGGTGAAGACGAAATCCTCGAACTGAACATCCCAACTGGCGTACCGCTGGTGTATGAGTTCGACGAAAACTTCAAGCCAATCAAGCACTACTATCTGGGTAACGCAGAAGAGATCGCGGCGAAAGCAGCGGCTGTTGCGAACCAGGGTAAAGCGAAGTAA
- the pnuC gene encoding nicotinamide riboside transporter PnuC: protein MDFFSTQNILVHIPIGAGGYDLSWIEAVGTLAGLLCIWLASLEKISNYAFGLINVTLFAIIFFQIQLYASLLLQLFFFAANIYGWYAWSRQNNQQEAELQIRWLPLPKAIAWLVACVVAIGLMTVYINPVFAFLTRVAVSVMSGFGLNVSMPVLQPDAFPFWDSCMMVLSIAAMILMTRKYVENWLLWVIINVISVAIFALQGVYAMSLEYLLLTFIALNGSRMWINSARERGSHALSS, encoded by the coding sequence ATGGATTTTTTTAGCACGCAGAACATTCTGGTTCATATACCGATTGGTGCAGGTGGCTATGACCTGTCATGGATTGAGGCCGTTGGCACGCTGGCGGGGTTACTCTGTATCTGGCTGGCAAGCCTGGAGAAGATCAGCAACTATGCGTTCGGGCTGATTAACGTTACGCTGTTTGCGATTATCTTCTTCCAGATCCAGCTGTACGCCAGCCTGCTTTTGCAGCTGTTCTTCTTCGCCGCCAATATCTACGGCTGGTACGCGTGGTCGCGTCAGAACAACCAGCAGGAGGCAGAGCTGCAGATCCGCTGGCTGCCCTTGCCGAAAGCCATCGCCTGGCTTGTCGCCTGTGTGGTCGCCATTGGCTTAATGACCGTCTATATCAACCCGGTGTTTGCGTTCCTGACCCGCGTCGCCGTCTCGGTCATGTCCGGTTTCGGCCTGAACGTGTCGATGCCTGTCCTCCAGCCGGATGCCTTCCCGTTCTGGGATTCCTGCATGATGGTGCTGTCGATTGCGGCGATGATCCTGATGACCCGTAAATACGTTGAGAACTGGCTGCTGTGGGTCATCATCAACGTGATTAGCGTGGCGATCTTCGCCCTGCAGGGCGTCTATGCGATGTCGCTGGAATATCTGCTGCTGACCTTTATCGCGCTGAACGGCAGCCGGATGTGGATTAACAGCGCGCGTGAGCGAGGCTCTCACGCGCTTTCCAGCTAG
- the nadA gene encoding quinolinate synthase NadA, which translates to MSVMFDPEAAIYPFPPKPVPLSLDEKQFYREKIKRLLKERDAVMVAHYYTDPEIQQLAEETGGCISDSLEMARFGARHPASTLLVAGVRFMGETAKILSPEKTILMPTLNAECSLDLGCPIDEFTAFCDAHPDRTVVVYANTSAAVKARADWVVTSSIAVELIEHLDSLGEKIIWAPDRHLGNYVQKQTGADVLCWQGACIVHDEFKTQALARMKALYPGAAILVHPESPQSIVDMADAVGSTSQLINAARTLPHKQLIVATDRGIFYKMQQAVPEKELLEAPTAGEGATCRSCAHCPWMAMNGLKAIAEGLETGGAAHEIHVDAALREGALIPLNRMLDFAATLRT; encoded by the coding sequence ATGAGTGTGATGTTTGATCCTGAAGCTGCAATCTATCCGTTTCCGCCCAAGCCTGTCCCGCTAAGCCTGGATGAAAAGCAATTCTATCGCGAGAAGATCAAACGTCTTCTCAAAGAACGAGATGCGGTGATGGTGGCCCATTACTACACCGACCCGGAAATTCAGCAGCTGGCGGAAGAGACCGGGGGCTGTATCTCTGACTCACTGGAGATGGCACGCTTCGGTGCAAGACATCCCGCTTCCACGCTGCTGGTTGCCGGCGTGCGTTTTATGGGGGAAACGGCAAAGATCCTGAGCCCTGAAAAAACCATTCTGATGCCCACGCTTAACGCGGAGTGTTCGCTGGATCTCGGCTGCCCGATTGACGAATTCACGGCCTTCTGTGATGCCCATCCTGACCGCACCGTGGTGGTTTACGCCAATACCTCTGCGGCGGTAAAAGCGCGGGCAGACTGGGTAGTCACGTCGAGCATCGCCGTTGAGCTGATTGAACATCTGGACAGCCTGGGTGAGAAGATTATCTGGGCGCCTGACCGTCATCTTGGAAATTATGTCCAGAAGCAGACGGGGGCTGACGTTCTCTGCTGGCAGGGCGCCTGCATTGTGCACGACGAATTCAAAACCCAGGCGCTGGCGCGCATGAAGGCACTTTATCCTGGCGCCGCGATCCTTGTTCACCCGGAATCACCGCAGTCGATAGTCGACATGGCGGATGCCGTGGGCTCAACCAGCCAGCTTATCAACGCGGCCAGGACGTTGCCTCACAAGCAGCTCATCGTGGCGACCGATCGCGGTATCTTCTATAAGATGCAGCAGGCCGTGCCGGAGAAAGAGCTCCTTGAAGCGCCAACGGCGGGTGAGGGCGCAACGTGTCGCAGCTGTGCGCATTGCCCGTGGATGGCGATGAACGGCCTGAAGGCCATTGCCGAAGGGCTCGAGACAGGCGGTGCAGCACATGAAATCCATGTGGATGCGGCTCTGCGTGAAGGTGCGTTAATTCCGCTTAACCGCATGCTGGATTTTGCGGCTACACTACGTACTTAA
- a CDS encoding protein YbgS: MKMTKLATLFLTATLTLASGSVLAAETGTSDSNGDANAAAAAGQPAPDAKQNIAPNNVDNSQINTGNTNTGGTMLHPNGSGSGTMNHDNMSSDEVHKNSMCKDGKCPDPNDKVGNDANTKTDGTTQ, translated from the coding sequence ATGAAAATGACAAAACTGGCAACCCTCTTCCTGACCGCCACACTCACTCTGGCCAGCGGCAGCGTCCTGGCCGCGGAAACGGGCACCTCAGACAGCAATGGTGATGCGAATGCGGCTGCGGCAGCAGGCCAGCCAGCCCCTGATGCGAAACAGAATATCGCCCCGAATAATGTCGACAACAGCCAGATCAATACCGGCAATACCAACACCGGCGGCACGATGCTGCATCCTAACGGTAGCGGTTCCGGCACCATGAATCATGACAATATGAGTTCGGATGAGGTTCATAAGAACTCGATGTGTAAGGACGGCAAATGCCCCGATCCTAATGACAAAGTCGGAAACGACGCGAATACCAAAACCGATGGCACGACCCAATAA
- the galE gene encoding UDP-glucose 4-epimerase GalE — protein MRVLVTGGSGYIGSHTCVQLLQNGHDVIILDNLCNSKRSVLPVIERLGGKQPTFVEGDIRNEALMTEILHDHAIEAVIHFAGLKAVGESVAKPLEYYDNNVNGTLRLISAMRAANVKNFIFSSSATVYGDQPKIPYVESFPTGTPQSPYGKSKLMVEQILTDLQKAQPEWSIALLRYFNPVGAHPSGDMGEDPQGIPNNLMPYIAQVAVGRRDSLAIFGNDYPTEDGTGVRDYIHVMDLADGHVAAMQQLANKPGVHIYNLGAGVGSSVLDVVNAFSKACGKPVSYHFAPRRDGDLPAYWADATKADKELNWRVTRTLDEMAQDTWHWQSRHPQGYPD, from the coding sequence ATGCGAGTTCTGGTAACAGGTGGTAGCGGTTACATAGGTAGTCATACCTGCGTGCAACTGCTGCAAAACGGTCACGACGTCATCATTCTCGACAACCTGTGCAACAGTAAGCGCAGCGTGCTGCCTGTGATTGAACGTCTTGGCGGTAAACAACCCACTTTCGTGGAAGGCGACATCCGCAACGAAGCGCTGATGACCGAGATCCTTCACGACCACGCCATCGAAGCGGTGATCCACTTCGCGGGCCTGAAAGCGGTTGGTGAATCCGTTGCGAAACCGCTCGAGTATTACGACAACAACGTCAACGGTACCCTGCGTCTCATCTCCGCCATGCGTGCGGCCAACGTCAAAAACTTCATCTTTAGCTCCTCCGCAACCGTCTACGGCGATCAGCCCAAAATCCCTTACGTTGAAAGCTTCCCGACCGGTACACCGCAAAGCCCGTACGGCAAAAGCAAGCTGATGGTGGAGCAGATCCTGACCGACCTGCAAAAAGCGCAGCCGGAGTGGAGCATCGCGCTGCTGCGCTACTTCAACCCGGTCGGCGCGCATCCGTCCGGCGATATGGGTGAAGATCCGCAGGGCATCCCGAACAACCTGATGCCGTATATCGCGCAGGTTGCCGTGGGCCGTCGCGACTCGCTGGCGATTTTTGGCAATGACTACCCTACCGAAGACGGCACCGGCGTGCGCGACTACATCCACGTCATGGATCTGGCCGACGGCCACGTTGCCGCGATGCAGCAGCTGGCCAACAAGCCGGGCGTGCATATTTACAACCTCGGCGCCGGGGTCGGCAGCAGCGTGCTGGACGTGGTTAACGCCTTCAGCAAAGCCTGCGGTAAGCCGGTGAGCTACCACTTCGCCCCGCGTCGTGATGGCGACCTGCCTGCTTACTGGGCCGATGCCACCAAAGCCGACAAAGAGCTTAACTGGCGTGTGACGCGCACGCTTGATGAAATGGCACAGGATACCTGGCACTGGCAGTCACGCCATCCGCAGGGCTATCCGGACTAA
- the galK gene encoding galactokinase gives MSLKDKTQSLFAEKFGYPATHVIQAPGRVNLIGEHTDYNDGFVLPCAIDYQTVISCAKRDDRKVRVIAADYDNEADEFSLDAPIVTHDSQQWSNYVRGVVKHLQKRNKNFGGADLVISGNVPQGAGLSSSASLEVAVGTVFQQLYHLPLDGAQIALNGQEAENQFVGCNCGIMDQLISALGKKEHALLIDCRSLGTKAVPLPKGAAVVIINSNFKRTLVGSEYNTRRQQCETGARFFQQPALRDVTLNEFNKVAHELDPVVAKRVRHVLTENARTVEAASALAKGDLKRMGELMAESHASMRDDFEITVPQIDTLVDIVKATIGDKGGVRMTGGGFGGCIVALVPEELVPAVQEAVAKQYEAKTGIKETFYVCKASQGAGQC, from the coding sequence ATGAGTCTGAAAGATAAAACACAATCCCTGTTTGCTGAGAAATTTGGCTACCCTGCCACCCACGTTATCCAGGCACCTGGCCGCGTTAACCTGATCGGTGAACACACCGACTATAACGACGGTTTCGTTCTGCCGTGCGCCATTGATTACCAGACCGTCATCAGCTGTGCGAAGCGCGACGACCGTAAAGTCCGCGTGATTGCGGCGGATTACGATAATGAGGCGGACGAGTTTTCCCTTGATGCCCCAATTGTTACACACGACAGCCAGCAGTGGTCTAACTACGTGCGCGGCGTGGTGAAACACCTTCAGAAGCGTAACAAGAACTTTGGCGGTGCAGATTTAGTCATCAGCGGCAACGTGCCGCAGGGTGCGGGCTTAAGCTCCTCTGCGTCTCTGGAAGTCGCCGTGGGAACCGTGTTTCAGCAGCTTTATCATCTGCCGCTGGACGGCGCGCAAATCGCCCTGAACGGTCAGGAAGCAGAAAACCAGTTCGTGGGCTGTAACTGCGGCATTATGGACCAGCTTATCTCCGCGCTGGGCAAAAAAGAGCATGCCCTGTTAATTGATTGCCGCTCGCTCGGTACCAAAGCCGTTCCCCTGCCGAAAGGCGCGGCCGTGGTGATTATCAACAGCAACTTTAAGCGCACGCTGGTGGGCAGCGAATACAACACCCGCCGCCAACAGTGCGAAACCGGCGCCCGCTTCTTCCAGCAGCCTGCCCTGCGCGACGTAACGCTCAATGAATTTAACAAAGTGGCGCACGAGCTGGATCCGGTCGTCGCCAAACGCGTTCGTCACGTGCTGACGGAAAATGCCCGTACCGTTGAAGCCGCGTCCGCGCTGGCGAAAGGCGATCTGAAACGTATGGGTGAGCTGATGGCGGAATCTCACGCCTCCATGCGCGATGATTTTGAAATCACCGTTCCGCAGATCGACACCCTGGTGGATATCGTCAAAGCCACTATCGGCGACAAAGGCGGCGTGCGCATGACGGGCGGCGGCTTTGGCGGCTGTATCGTTGCGCTGGTGCCTGAAGAACTGGTCCCTGCCGTACAGGAGGCCGTGGCGAAGCAGTACGAAGCGAAAACGGGTATCAAAGAAACCTTCTATGTTTGCAAAGCATCACAAGGAGCCGGACAGTGCTAA
- the cpoB gene encoding cell division protein CpoB codes for MSSNFRHHLLSLSLLVGIAAPWAAFAQAPISSVGSGSVEDRVTQLERISNAHSQLLTQLQQQLSDNQSDIDALRGQIQESQYQLNQVVERQKQILLQIDSLSSGSAAAQAQPAAGDQSGAATSAPAADASASTGAPVQSGDANTDYNAAIALVQDQSRQDDALAAFQNFVKKYPDSTYQPNANYWLGQLNYNKGKKDDAAFYFASVVKNYPKSPKAPDAMYKVGVIMQDKGDTAKAKAVYQQVVSKFPGTEGAKQAQKRLNSMG; via the coding sequence ATGAGCAGTAACTTCAGACATCATCTGTTGAGTCTGTCGTTACTGGTTGGAATAGCGGCCCCCTGGGCCGCTTTTGCTCAGGCACCAATCAGTAGTGTCGGCTCAGGCTCGGTAGAAGACCGGGTCACTCAACTCGAGCGTATTTCTAACGCTCACAGCCAGCTTTTAACCCAACTCCAGCAACAGCTCTCCGATAACCAAAGCGATATTGACGCTCTCCGCGGCCAGATTCAGGAAAGCCAGTATCAGCTTAACCAGGTTGTGGAACGTCAGAAGCAAATCTTGTTGCAGATAGATAGCCTGAGCAGCGGTAGTGCAGCAGCACAAGCACAGCCAGCCGCAGGCGATCAGAGCGGTGCGGCGACATCAGCTCCGGCTGCAGATGCTTCTGCTTCAACAGGTGCGCCTGTACAGAGCGGTGACGCAAATACGGACTACAACGCGGCCATTGCCCTGGTGCAGGATCAATCTCGTCAGGATGACGCGCTTGCTGCGTTTCAGAACTTTGTTAAGAAATACCCTGATTCTACTTATCAGCCAAATGCGAATTACTGGCTCGGTCAGCTGAATTACAACAAGGGTAAAAAGGACGATGCGGCGTTTTATTTTGCCTCCGTGGTAAAAAATTACCCGAAATCGCCAAAAGCGCCTGATGCGATGTACAAAGTGGGCGTCATCATGCAGGACAAAGGCGACACTGCGAAAGCCAAAGCGGTTTATCAGCAGGTGGTCTCTAAATTCCCAGGTACCGAAGGTGCTAAGCAGGCGCAAAAACGTCTGAATTCGATGGGATGA